The following are encoded together in the Chlorocebus sabaeus isolate Y175 chromosome 20, mChlSab1.0.hap1, whole genome shotgun sequence genome:
- the LOC103224327 gene encoding LOW QUALITY PROTEIN: NBPF family member NBPF4 (The sequence of the model RefSeq protein was modified relative to this genomic sequence to represent the inferred CDS: substituted 2 bases at 2 genomic stop codons), whose protein sequence is MVVSADPLSSERAEMNILEINQELRSQLAESNQQFRDLKEKFLITQATAYSLANQLKKYKCEEYKDIIDSVLRDELQFVEKLAEKLRQAEELGQYKALVHSQARELTQLREKLQEGRDASRSLNQHFKALLTPDDLDKFQGQDLREQPAEGRRLAERLLQKLSPENDEDEDEDEKDEEVEKIQESPAPREVQMAEEKEVPQDSLEECAVTCSNSHDPSDSNQPHRSTKITSEEDKVDSALVVENEPSHDEEKEALNILPENQNDHEEEEGKAPVLPRHHDISNSYLHHEVTFLALDEEKVCSAQDVARDYSNSKQDETPLGFLEKQNNLEEVKGKETVDPRLSRGPLRVDKHEVPQESLDGCCLTPSILSDLPHSYHPYWSTLYCFEEKQVSLALVDKIEKDQEEVEDQDPPCPRRSQELPEVKEQEIPEDSVDEVYLTPLVYRDLSDCHPPYSSTLSSLEDQLACTPLGIASPTNVAGPQGTWSGDLSHHLSEVQTSQAQLEPSTLVPKCLRLQLDQGFHCGNGLGRRGLSSTTCSFSANADSGNHRPFQELILXPSLGMKNPPQLEDDALEGSADNTQGCQVIGEIHASSVLKPRIIKRKLPLSKWRLACRFPGLQAXGAEIPNTAGRMQRMKGCHKK, encoded by the exons ATGGTGGTATCTGCCGACCCTTTGTCCAGCGAGAGGGCAGAGATGAACATCCTAGAAATCAACCAGGAATTGCGCTCCCAGCTGGCAGAGAGCAATCAGCAGTTCCGAGACCTCAAAGAGAAATTCCTTATAACTCAGGCTACTGCCTACTCCCTGGCCAACCAGCTGAAGAAATACA AGTGTGAAGAGTACAAAGACATCATAGACTCTGTGCTGAGGGATGAACTGCAGTTCGTGGAGAAGCTGGCAGAGAAGCTCAGGCAAGCTGAGGAGCTCGG GCAATATAAAGCTCTGGTTCACTCTCAGGCACGAGAGCTGACCCAGTTACGGGAGAAGTTACAGGAAGGGAGAGATGCCTCCCGCTCACTGAATCAGCATTTCAAGGCCCTCCTCACTCCTGATGACCTTGACAAGTTCCAGGGTCAGGATCTTCGAGAGCAGCCGGCTGAGGGGCGCAGGCTGGCAGAGCGCCTTCTCCAGAAGCTGAGCCCAG AGAATGatgaagatgaggatgaagatgagaaagatgaGGAGGTTGAGAAAATACAGGAATCACCTGCCCCCAG GGAGGTGCAGATGGCTGAAGAAAAGGAAGTTCCTCAGGACTCACTGGAGGAATGTGCAGTCACTTGTTCAAATAGTCATGACCCATCTGACTCCAACCAGCCTCACAGGAGCACCAAAATCACATCTGAGGAAGACAAAGTCGACTCTGCTCTGGTTGTAGAGAATGAACCCTCTCATGATGAAGAGAAAGAAGCTCTAAACATTCTCCCAG AAAATCAGAATGAtcatgaggaagaggaggggaaagcACCAGTGCTCCCCAG ACACCATGATATATCCAACTCTTACCTGCATCATGAAGTCACTTTCTTGGCACTGGATGAAGAGAAAGTTTGCTCTGCTCAGGATGTTGCCAGGGATTACTCCAATTCcaaacaggatgaaaccccacTTGGCTTCTTAG aaaagcaaaataatcttgaagaggtgaaaggaaaagaaacagttgATCCCAG GCTCAGCAGGGGACCGCTGAGGGTGGACAAGCATGAAGTCCCCCAGGAGTCACTGGATGGATGTTGCTTGACTCCTTCCATCCTTTCTGACCTACCTCACTCCTACCACCCTTATTGGAGCACTTTGTACTGTTTTGAAGAAAAGCAAGTCAGCTTGGCTCTTGTAGACA AAATTGAAAAGGATCAAGAGGAGGTAGAAGATCAAGACCCACCGTGCC CCAGGCGCAGCCAGGAGCTGCCAGAAGTAAAGGAGCAGGAAATTCCAGAGGACTCCGTGGATGAAGTATACTTGACTCCTTTAGTTTACCGTGACCTATCTGACTGCCACCCGCCTTATAGCAGCACCTTGTCCTCATTGGAGGATCAACTCGCCTGCACTCCTCTGGGTATAGCCT CTCCCACCAATGTAGCCGGTCCCCAAGGAACTTGGAGTGGAGACTTGAGCCACCACCTGTCAGAGGTGCAGACTTCACAGGCACAGCTGGAACCAAGCACCCTAGTGCCCAAATGTCTGCGACTACAGCTGGATCAAGGGTTCCACTGTGGGAATGGCTTGGGCAGGCGGGGCCTTTCCTCCACCACCTGCAGCTTCTCAGCCAATGCTGATTCTGGGAACCACCGGCCCTTCCAAG agCTCATTTTGTAGCCCTCCCTGGGGATGAAGAACCCTCCCCAGCTGGAAGATGATGCACTTGAAGGCTCAGCAGACAACACACAAGGGTGTCAAGTCATTGGCGAGATTCATGCCTCCAGTGTCCTGAAACCAAGGATCATCAAAAGAAAACTCCCGCTCAGCAAGTGGAGACTGGCATGCAGATTCCCTGGCCTGCAAGCTTAGGGTGCAGAG